One Brevibacillus choshinensis genomic window carries:
- a CDS encoding PCYCGC motif-containing (lipo)protein, which translates to MKRKSWLAISLMTAALLTGCGNADQAGQEHANHSQHAPNGDLQEMTASAEQLPKFLDNQDPVIVASYKAAAANRELLKSIPCYCGCGESAGHQHNGNCFIKEELPDGSIVWDDHGTRCGVCMEIAVISSKLKEAGKTTKEIRDYIDNAYKEGYGKPTPTPMPS; encoded by the coding sequence ATGAAACGGAAATCATGGTTAGCCATCAGCCTTATGACGGCGGCCTTGTTAACCGGCTGCGGTAATGCTGACCAGGCCGGACAGGAGCATGCCAATCACTCACAACACGCACCAAATGGCGATCTGCAGGAAATGACCGCTTCCGCAGAGCAATTGCCGAAATTTCTCGACAATCAAGACCCCGTGATCGTGGCGTCCTATAAAGCTGCCGCTGCCAACCGCGAACTGCTGAAGTCGATTCCTTGCTATTGCGGCTGTGGCGAGAGCGCTGGACACCAGCACAACGGCAACTGCTTTATTAAAGAAGAGCTTCCCGATGGGTCCATCGTCTGGGATGACCATGGCACTCGCTGCGGTGTATGCATGGAAATCGCCGTTATCTCCTCCAAGCTAAAGGAAGCCGGCAAAACAACCAAGGAAATTCGCGATTATATCGATAATGCCTACAAAGAAGGATACGGAAAGCCCACTCCAACTCCTATGCCATCTTAA
- a CDS encoding HAD family hydrolase, with protein sequence MLLTPRLAAFDMDGTLLNEQSQMTEATKEACLLLKEHGCKLVLSTGRTYGSAQLPIDSFPFDGYVCSNGATVYEADGTMVRSTFLPKDMVIDAVHALRKEAIYYELHDTASSRLMVKEDRDRLEALVEEDASVEGLLMRRFAFYKLARVVPLAELLEMVESGESEIVKFFIWHKNPERLDWVREQLEPFADRSSITTSGKHNVEVIPHGISKWEGLRYFCEKWEVTPDQVMAFGDAENDREALTEVGYSVAMDNATSAIKEIARYVAPHHNEDGVARFIRNNVLGIK encoded by the coding sequence ATGCTGCTCACACCGCGTTTGGCTGCTTTCGATATGGATGGGACCCTGTTAAACGAACAGTCGCAAATGACTGAAGCCACGAAGGAAGCTTGTCTATTGCTGAAGGAGCATGGCTGCAAGCTGGTTTTGTCTACAGGAAGAACGTACGGCTCCGCTCAGCTTCCCATTGATTCTTTTCCGTTTGACGGCTATGTCTGCAGTAACGGAGCTACCGTCTATGAAGCAGATGGCACGATGGTTCGCAGCACTTTTTTGCCCAAGGACATGGTGATCGATGCTGTTCATGCTTTGAGAAAAGAAGCGATTTACTATGAGCTGCATGATACGGCGAGCAGCCGGTTGATGGTAAAGGAGGATCGGGACCGTCTGGAGGCTCTGGTCGAGGAAGATGCGTCCGTCGAGGGGCTCTTGATGCGCCGTTTTGCCTTCTACAAGCTGGCACGCGTAGTACCGCTGGCAGAGCTGTTGGAGATGGTCGAGTCGGGTGAGAGTGAAATTGTGAAGTTCTTTATCTGGCACAAGAATCCGGAGCGTCTGGATTGGGTCAGGGAGCAGCTGGAGCCTTTCGCGGATCGATCCTCGATTACCACCTCCGGCAAGCATAATGTGGAAGTCATTCCTCATGGCATATCCAAGTGGGAAGGCTTGCGCTATTTCTGCGAAAAGTGGGAAGTGACGCCAGATCAGGTCATGGCCTTTGGCGATGCGGAGAACGACCGGGAAGCGCTGACCGAGGTCGGGTATTCAGTGGCAATGGATAACGCAACTTCAGCGATCAAGGAAATTGCTCGCTATGTAGCGCCCCATCACAATGAGGATGGCGTCGCTCGCTTTATACGGAACAACGTGCTTGGGATCAAGTGA
- the hpt gene encoding hypoxanthine phosphoribosyltransferase, translating to MNQDIEKILLSEEKIAGKIQELGKILADEYRDKNPLVICVLKGAVVFMADLIRHMDIPCEMDFMAVSSYGSGTESSGMVKILKDLDTSVQNRHVLVVEDIMDSGLTLSRLVELLRHREAASVKVVTLLNKPERRKVDISPDYSGFDIPDEFVVGFGLDYAEQYRNLPYIGVLKPEVYTK from the coding sequence ATGAATCAAGACATCGAGAAGATTTTGCTATCAGAGGAAAAGATTGCGGGTAAGATACAAGAGCTGGGCAAGATCCTTGCTGATGAGTACCGGGATAAAAACCCATTGGTGATCTGCGTGCTGAAAGGCGCTGTGGTATTCATGGCAGACCTGATCCGCCACATGGATATCCCGTGCGAAATGGATTTCATGGCTGTTTCCAGCTACGGCAGCGGCACAGAATCCTCCGGCATGGTAAAGATCTTGAAGGATCTCGATACATCCGTACAAAATCGTCACGTGCTGGTAGTCGAGGATATCATGGACAGCGGACTGACACTCAGTCGTTTGGTTGAGCTTTTGCGCCATCGAGAGGCAGCTTCCGTCAAAGTGGTTACACTCCTGAACAAACCGGAGCGTCGCAAGGTGGACATCTCGCCGGACTACAGCGGCTTTGATATTCCGGACGAATTCGTAGTAGGATTTGGATTGGATTATGCCGAGCAATACCGTAATCTTCCTTACATTGGGGTATTGAAGCCTGAGGTTTACACAAAGTAG
- a CDS encoding threonine/serine exporter family protein: MSSDLVMDTCLLAGSIILKNGGETYRTEETMARIAQAAGMDDVNSSATPTSIILSFRCKGFDHTRMVRTPTRTTNLNKITLVNDVSRRFVGGGITLEQAYLTLCEIDQKKPLYPKWMQHLAAATASGSFAMLAGGTWLDLLPSAMAGLIVNLSIEYLEQFVRMKFFTEFSAALLGGLFALLVVTIFPELHISIIIIGAMLPMFPGIAITNSLRDLLAGDLVAGVSRGVEAMLTAVSVAVATAIILSFMR; encoded by the coding sequence GTGTCCTCGGATCTGGTGATGGATACATGCCTGCTCGCAGGCTCGATTATTTTAAAAAACGGGGGCGAAACCTACCGGACTGAAGAGACGATGGCCCGCATTGCCCAGGCGGCAGGAATGGACGATGTGAACAGTTCAGCCACGCCTACCAGCATCATTCTCTCGTTTCGATGCAAGGGCTTCGATCATACCCGGATGGTTCGGACTCCCACGCGGACGACCAATCTCAACAAAATCACATTGGTGAATGACGTGTCCAGGCGATTTGTCGGGGGCGGCATTACTTTGGAGCAGGCTTATTTGACTCTGTGCGAAATCGATCAAAAGAAACCGCTTTACCCAAAGTGGATGCAGCATTTGGCGGCCGCTACTGCCAGCGGCTCTTTTGCCATGCTCGCGGGAGGAACCTGGCTCGATCTTCTGCCGTCTGCGATGGCAGGCCTGATCGTCAACCTCAGCATTGAATATTTGGAACAGTTCGTCCGAATGAAATTTTTCACCGAGTTTTCAGCCGCTTTGCTGGGCGGGTTGTTTGCCCTGCTAGTCGTGACGATTTTTCCTGAGCTGCACATTAGCATCATCATTATTGGTGCCATGCTTCCCATGTTTCCGGGGATCGCGATCACCAACTCGCTCCGCGATCTTTTGGCTGGCGATTTGGTCGCAGGTGTCTCACGCGGCGTGGAAGCAATGCTGACGGCTGTGTCCGTGGCAGTGGCTACTGCAATTATTCTCTCCTTCATGAGGTGA
- a CDS encoding VWA domain-containing protein produces the protein MKEATLRQILVVTDGCSNTGMSPVAAAALAREQGITVNVIGVIEKSDLGEKGETEIREIAEAGGGLCDIVYPQQLAQTVQMLTRKAMTRTIHQVVNKELKEILGDSGIEELEPQKRVQVAGMVDELGEKSSLNVVMLVDTSGSMKPKMSAVQQAIHDFSISLHSRSGQSRMAVCSFPGKQKYLDVRIPWTEKVEQAHQITSDLAMSGITPTGPAIVEAIALFEHVKLPRSLSERYAETESDDNEDGSLRDHVF, from the coding sequence GTGAAAGAAGCGACACTTCGGCAGATTTTGGTAGTGACGGATGGATGCTCGAACACGGGGATGAGCCCAGTAGCTGCTGCAGCTCTTGCGAGGGAACAAGGCATTACCGTAAATGTCATTGGTGTTATTGAAAAAAGCGACCTGGGTGAAAAGGGGGAGACGGAGATCCGTGAGATCGCGGAGGCAGGAGGCGGATTATGCGACATCGTGTACCCGCAGCAATTGGCGCAAACCGTTCAGATGCTTACGCGAAAAGCGATGACGCGCACGATTCACCAAGTGGTCAATAAAGAATTGAAAGAGATTTTGGGCGATTCCGGAATAGAAGAGCTGGAGCCGCAAAAACGCGTGCAAGTCGCCGGCATGGTGGACGAGCTGGGTGAAAAAAGCAGCCTGAATGTCGTCATGCTGGTGGATACCTCGGGCAGTATGAAGCCCAAGATGTCGGCCGTGCAGCAGGCGATCCACGATTTCAGCATCAGCCTGCATTCCCGCAGTGGGCAGAGCCGGATGGCCGTCTGCTCATTTCCTGGGAAACAAAAGTACTTGGACGTGAGAATTCCTTGGACCGAAAAAGTGGAGCAAGCTCACCAAATCACCAGCGACCTGGCGATGAGCGGCATTACTCCGACGGGGCCGGCTATAGTAGAAGCGATTGCGTTGTTCGAGCATGTAAAGCTCCCGCGCTCTCTGTCTGAGCGTTATGCCGAGACGGAATCAGACGACAACGAGGATGGAAGCCTGCGTGACCATGTCTTTTAA
- the nadA gene encoding quinolinate synthase NadA has protein sequence MDALALEKKAQRNAELRERLMQLKKERNAIILAHFYQRPEIQEVADFIGDSFGLAQKAKETDADVILFCGVHFMGESAKILNPQKTVIIPDERAGCPMADMVNVDGLRKLKAQHPNAKVVAYINTSADVKAETHICCTSSNAKQVIESVDSDEIIWVPDKNLGHYVSQFTDKKMIIWEGYCNTHDQLSVEDIMTLKQQHPEAVVVVHPECRPEVVSLADYVGSTTGILKYCRESSHKEFIIGTEDGTRYMLEKDSPDKTFIFASKYLVCPNMKVNNLKKCVEALENMKPEIFVPKDVADAARASLERMLEVAPG, from the coding sequence ATGGACGCTTTAGCGTTAGAAAAAAAAGCCCAGCGCAACGCTGAGTTACGAGAACGACTGATGCAGTTGAAGAAAGAGCGCAATGCCATTATTTTGGCCCACTTTTACCAACGTCCAGAAATTCAGGAAGTGGCCGATTTCATTGGTGACTCTTTCGGGCTGGCTCAAAAAGCGAAGGAAACAGATGCGGATGTCATTTTGTTCTGCGGCGTTCACTTCATGGGAGAAAGTGCAAAAATTCTCAATCCCCAAAAGACGGTCATCATTCCTGACGAACGAGCAGGCTGTCCGATGGCGGATATGGTCAACGTGGACGGACTGCGCAAGCTCAAAGCTCAGCATCCAAACGCGAAGGTAGTTGCTTACATCAACACCTCTGCGGATGTAAAAGCGGAAACGCACATCTGCTGCACGTCGTCTAATGCCAAGCAAGTCATCGAATCTGTCGACAGCGATGAGATCATCTGGGTGCCGGATAAAAACCTCGGCCATTATGTATCCCAGTTTACCGACAAGAAAATGATCATCTGGGAAGGCTACTGCAATACGCATGACCAGCTGTCCGTCGAAGATATCATGACCTTGAAGCAGCAGCACCCGGAAGCAGTCGTTGTGGTCCACCCTGAGTGCCGTCCGGAAGTCGTATCGCTTGCTGACTACGTGGGTTCCACGACAGGAATTTTGAAGTACTGCCGCGAGTCTTCTCACAAGGAATTCATCATCGGGACAGAAGACGGCACGCGTTATATGCTGGAAAAAGACAGCCCTGATAAAACATTTATTTTCGCTTCTAAATATTTGGTCTGCCCGAACATGAAGGTAAACAACCTGAAAAAATGCGTTGAGGCGCTCGAAAACATGAAGCCGGAAATTTTCGTGCCAAAAGATGTAGCGGATGCCGCTCGCGCATCTCTCGAACGGATGCTGGAAGTAGCTCCTGGGTAA
- a CDS encoding threonine/serine exporter family protein, whose amino-acid sequence MLLGLALSFMSSMAWCVLFNVPVRTILAGGIAGMVGYIVYSLLPLLNAEVLLSTFVSAAIVSLLSQFMSIYLRVPSTNFSVAGIIPLVPGSLAYKSMLAFVNNDYVEGITLATKTMMVAGAIASGLIFGISVVTIVKGARYAGKRAQ is encoded by the coding sequence ATGTTGTTAGGCTTGGCGCTCAGCTTCATGTCGTCCATGGCATGGTGCGTGCTTTTCAATGTCCCGGTCCGCACGATCCTAGCAGGCGGAATCGCAGGGATGGTCGGTTACATTGTCTACTCCCTGCTGCCGCTCTTGAACGCGGAAGTCCTTTTATCTACTTTTGTATCCGCCGCCATAGTGTCTTTGCTCAGTCAGTTCATGTCGATCTATTTGCGAGTTCCGTCTACCAACTTCAGCGTCGCCGGCATCATTCCGCTGGTGCCAGGGTCTCTCGCGTACAAATCGATGCTTGCCTTTGTAAACAACGATTATGTAGAAGGCATCACGCTGGCTACGAAAACGATGATGGTAGCGGGAGCGATTGCTTCCGGACTTATCTTCGGTATCTCCGTGGTCACGATCGTGAAAGGAGCCCGTTATGCTGGCAAGCGTGCACAATGA
- a CDS encoding IS3 family transposase (programmed frameshift) yields the protein MATRVSYPVEIKMKAIEMRLAGVTKKQIMQELNIKNKTQIQQWMRWYRSGDVHRLQQPVGKQYSFGRGPMYDSELEQVKAENRFLKQQLDVLKKLEGVGKEVSPEVIVPWMESIRGQVSVSQACAWLGIPRSTYYRWKAAYGKRNEDLVVGKIRQLCIQHKFRYGYRKITALMRAEMSINHKRVQRIMQREQLQCRVKVKKRKTTGQPSYVADHLLLRQFQASAPMQKLVTDITYLPYGSKLLYLSSIMDLYNGEIVAYSISDKQDTSLVLDTLYQLPDQPGMMLHSDQGSVYTSQAYQAAVKGKGITMSMSRKGTPADNAPIESFHSTLKSETFYLDNFICTTTAIVVQIVQNYIHYYNSIRIQTKLNNQSPIQFRQLAA from the exons TTGGCAACAAGAGTTAGTTATCCCGTAGAAATTAAAATGAAAGCAATTGAAATGCGTCTTGCAGGCGTCACCAAAAAGCAGATCATGCAAGAACTAAATATAAAAAATAAGACCCAAATTCAACAGTGGATGCGCTGGTATCGTAGTGGAGACGTTCATCGTCTTCAGCAACCTGTAGGAAAGCAATACAGTTTTGGAAGAGGGCCGATGTACGATTCTGAACTGGAACAGGTCAAAGCAGAGAATCGTTTTCTAAAACAACAACTGGACGTTCTAAAAAAGTTAGAAG GAGTGGGAAAGGAGGTGTCACCAGAAGTAATCGTTCCTTGGATGGAGTCCATTCGTGGGCAAGTAAGTGTGAGCCAAGCTTGCGCGTGGCTTGGTATCCCTCGTTCTACCTACTACCGTTGGAAAGCTGCATACGGGAAAAGAAACGAGGATCTCGTTGTGGGAAAGATTCGGCAATTATGTATTCAACATAAGTTCCGTTATGGGTATAGAAAGATTACAGCTCTGATGCGAGCTGAGATGTCTATTAATCATAAACGAGTACAACGTATCATGCAGCGTGAACAACTACAATGCCGAGTGAAGGTGAAGAAACGCAAGACAACAGGTCAACCTTCTTATGTAGCAGATCATCTCCTGCTGCGACAATTTCAAGCAAGTGCCCCAATGCAGAAATTAGTGACCGACATTACTTATTTACCTTACGGAAGTAAACTTTTATATTTATCGAGCATCATGGACTTGTACAACGGTGAGATTGTGGCATACAGTATTTCTGACAAGCAAGACACATCGTTAGTCCTCGATACGCTATATCAACTGCCAGACCAACCTGGAATGATGCTTCATAGCGATCAGGGCAGCGTGTATACGTCTCAGGCGTATCAAGCAGCAGTAAAGGGAAAAGGCATTACCATGAGCATGTCCCGTAAGGGTACGCCCGCTGATAATGCCCCCATCGAGTCGTTTCATTCCACACTAAAGTCTGAAACGTTCTATCTCGATAATTTTATCTGTACGACGACGGCCATCGTTGTACAGATTGTCCAAAACTACATTCATTACTATAACTCAATTCGCATTCAAACGAAACTAAACAACCAGTCACCGATTCAATTTCGGCAACTGGCTGCTTAA
- a CDS encoding serine/threonine protein kinase encodes MSFNQTTAIPSLPRQFQGKWNKKSYHVLRELGRGANGAVYLTTEGGVKRAVKVGVEGIDILMEVNVLKSVQQGRDSRVGPLLSDVDDLIVDGKACTFYAMEYLEGDQLDRYIRQYGQEWVGVMMVQLLARLDVLHKHGWVFGDLKPENIMVTQSDRQVRLIDFGGVTKLGNAVRQFTEEYDRAYWHAGDRKAEISYDLFSVAVMMVRLSVDREVWKSSQGETRHTVLLCDIIRKSDGLYPYRVPLLKAFHGKYASAGEMRAEMLPILRELTVAAPQKQAQKRASGAGGMGISGLFVASLLLLAGTLYYAWFM; translated from the coding sequence ATGTCTTTTAATCAAACGACTGCGATCCCAAGCCTACCCCGACAGTTTCAAGGGAAATGGAACAAAAAATCGTATCATGTCCTGAGGGAGCTGGGACGCGGAGCGAATGGTGCGGTTTACTTGACAACCGAGGGTGGCGTCAAACGGGCAGTCAAGGTCGGGGTAGAGGGCATCGATATTTTAATGGAAGTAAATGTGTTGAAAAGCGTACAGCAGGGGCGGGATTCCCGAGTGGGACCGCTCCTGTCTGATGTCGACGATCTGATCGTTGACGGAAAAGCGTGTACGTTTTATGCCATGGAGTATCTGGAGGGTGATCAACTTGATCGCTATATCCGGCAATACGGACAGGAATGGGTCGGAGTGATGATGGTCCAGCTGCTGGCTCGCCTCGATGTGCTGCACAAGCATGGCTGGGTTTTCGGGGACCTAAAGCCGGAGAATATCATGGTGACGCAGTCGGACAGGCAGGTGCGCCTCATCGATTTTGGCGGCGTGACCAAGCTGGGCAATGCCGTTCGCCAGTTTACCGAGGAATACGATCGGGCGTACTGGCATGCAGGGGATCGTAAGGCCGAAATCAGCTATGACCTCTTCTCCGTGGCCGTCATGATGGTGCGTCTGTCTGTCGACCGTGAAGTCTGGAAAAGCAGTCAGGGAGAGACGCGTCACACGGTATTGCTCTGTGATATAATACGAAAAAGTGACGGCCTGTACCCCTACCGAGTGCCGCTCCTGAAGGCTTTTCACGGGAAATACGCATCGGCAGGGGAAATGAGAGCAGAAATGCTGCCAATTCTTCGAGAACTCACGGTTGCCGCCCCGCAAAAGCAAGCTCAAAAGCGGGCATCCGGGGCAGGGGGAATGGGGATTAGCGGCTTGTTTGTCGCATCTTTGTTACTTTTGGCTGGCACACTTTATTACGCATGGTTCATGTAA
- the tilS gene encoding tRNA lysidine(34) synthetase TilS, with protein MLASVHNEIVREGLLLSGETVVVGVSGGNDSTALLHILVALNENYHYGWKLHAVHLNHCFRGDESRQDALYAQQLCERLGVAFHLFEFDVPAYMEQTGMGGQEASRVIRYGYYEQVAKEQGATKLALAHHADDQVETILFRFVRGARMNGLSGMPKRRWLGEGTIELVRPLLHRTREELEGYCLENGLTPREDSSNRSRKYKRNLLRLDVMPLLEQVNDRYREHILEAAESIRLDHLLLERLAEEHLREVLITKKQDEIVIDNDKFQKCDVALQRRMITLILGYVSKQTEWSSQHVEAVLHLSGGSRPSAELHLPGQLVVSRVYGRIHFCPKGREERIHMYCYELSVPGSTWIDESKVWVHTSYLERPMDWERLMENEAVFDAERLPGPLFLRNRKHGDRLAVFGSGEKKLKDVLIDAKVPRAWRDRLPLLMAGEEVILVPGVRRSAVAPVSEQTRRFLHVRVEFGEDWREVFS; from the coding sequence ATGCTGGCAAGCGTGCACAATGAGATCGTGCGAGAGGGTCTTTTGCTGTCCGGAGAAACCGTTGTGGTGGGTGTATCCGGGGGGAATGATTCCACTGCTCTCTTGCATATCTTGGTGGCTCTCAATGAAAACTATCACTACGGGTGGAAGCTCCATGCCGTCCATCTGAACCACTGCTTCCGGGGGGATGAGTCGCGCCAGGATGCTTTGTACGCCCAGCAGCTCTGCGAACGGCTCGGGGTCGCCTTTCATCTATTCGAGTTCGATGTGCCCGCTTATATGGAACAAACGGGCATGGGCGGACAGGAGGCCAGCCGCGTAATCCGTTACGGATACTATGAGCAGGTAGCCAAAGAGCAGGGTGCTACCAAGCTGGCACTGGCTCATCATGCGGACGATCAAGTGGAGACCATTCTGTTTCGATTTGTTCGGGGCGCGAGAATGAACGGTCTTTCCGGGATGCCGAAGCGTCGTTGGCTGGGTGAGGGAACCATTGAGCTGGTGCGCCCTCTGCTGCACAGGACGCGGGAGGAGCTGGAAGGATACTGTCTGGAGAACGGGCTTACACCGAGGGAAGACAGCAGCAACAGGTCTCGCAAATACAAGCGGAATCTGCTGAGGCTCGATGTCATGCCGCTTTTGGAACAGGTCAACGATCGATACCGCGAACATATCCTGGAAGCAGCAGAGTCGATACGGCTAGATCATCTACTTTTGGAGAGGCTGGCAGAAGAGCACTTGCGGGAGGTACTGATCACCAAAAAACAGGACGAGATCGTGATTGATAACGACAAGTTTCAAAAGTGTGACGTTGCTTTACAAAGGAGAATGATTACTCTAATATTAGGTTATGTCTCCAAACAAACTGAGTGGTCTTCTCAGCATGTTGAGGCTGTTTTGCACTTGTCAGGTGGTAGCCGTCCTTCGGCAGAGCTGCATTTGCCTGGGCAGTTGGTCGTAAGCCGGGTGTACGGGCGAATTCATTTTTGTCCAAAAGGACGAGAAGAACGCATACATATGTATTGTTATGAGCTTTCGGTTCCGGGATCGACCTGGATTGACGAGAGCAAGGTTTGGGTACATACGAGTTATCTGGAACGTCCTATGGATTGGGAGCGACTTATGGAGAACGAAGCTGTGTTTGATGCAGAACGTTTGCCAGGGCCGCTGTTTTTGCGCAATCGAAAGCATGGGGACCGTCTCGCAGTTTTTGGCTCAGGGGAAAAGAAGCTGAAGGATGTATTGATCGATGCGAAAGTTCCACGAGCATGGCGAGATCGCCTTCCGCTCTTGATGGCGGGAGAAGAAGTGATTCTGGTGCCGGGTGTGCGCCGATCCGCCGTTGCGCCTGTAAGTGAGCAAACCAGGCGTTTCCTACACGTGCGGGTAGAGTTTGGAGAAGATTGGCGGGAGGTTTTTTCATGA
- the ftsH gene encoding ATP-dependent zinc metalloprotease FtsH, translated as MNRFFRNTGFYLLIFLVTVGIVNFILSGTDKVGKLTYQDFRVQLQADNITEMAIRPENGTYRVDGTLAKAIPGQESNKFFTNVPLYDSNIISLVEQKIDEQKVKKVEVHPAEGNSIWLTFLTSIIPFVIIFILFFFLLNNAQGGGSRVMNFGKSRAKLYNEEKKRVTFDDVAGADEEKAELEEVVEFLKDPRKFNAVGARIPKGVLLVGPPGTGKTLLARAVAGEAGVPFFSISGSDFVEMFVGVGASRVRDLFENAKKNAPCIIFIDEIDAVGRQRGAGLGGGHDEREQTLNQLLVEMDGFGGNEGIIMVAATNRPDILDPALLRPGRFDRQITVDRPDIKGREAVLKVHARNKPLGEDVKLDVIARGTSGFTGADLENLLNEAALLTARKNKKQINMVEVDEAIDRVIAGPAKKSRVVSEDERRLVAFHEAGHTIIGYHLRNAEMVHKVTIIPRGQAGGYTVMLPKEDRFFATKTDLLDKIVGLLGGRVAEELVLGDISTGAHNDFQRATAIARSMITEYGMSKLGPMQFGKSQGQVFLGRDYGNERNYSDQIAYEIDQEMQNIINECYARCTELLTKHRDQLDLIANTLLRVETLDADQIKQLIETGKMDNDPSESNDVVVNIQPKKEEEANDEPTQ; from the coding sequence ATGAATCGCTTTTTTCGTAATACCGGGTTCTACCTACTGATTTTTCTTGTCACGGTCGGGATCGTGAATTTCATCCTCTCCGGTACTGATAAGGTTGGGAAACTTACATATCAGGATTTCCGGGTACAGTTGCAAGCCGATAACATCACGGAGATGGCTATTCGCCCTGAGAATGGTACATACCGAGTCGATGGTACATTGGCAAAAGCAATTCCGGGACAGGAAAGCAACAAATTCTTCACCAACGTTCCACTGTACGATTCCAACATTATCTCTTTGGTAGAGCAGAAGATTGATGAGCAAAAAGTGAAAAAGGTAGAGGTACATCCGGCGGAGGGCAACAGTATTTGGCTCACCTTCCTGACCTCGATCATTCCATTTGTGATCATCTTCATCTTGTTTTTCTTCCTTCTGAACAACGCGCAAGGTGGCGGCAGCCGAGTCATGAACTTCGGGAAAAGCCGTGCCAAGCTGTACAACGAAGAGAAGAAGCGCGTTACGTTTGACGACGTAGCAGGCGCAGACGAAGAGAAAGCGGAGCTGGAGGAAGTCGTAGAATTCCTGAAAGACCCGCGTAAGTTCAATGCTGTTGGTGCCCGCATTCCGAAAGGTGTTCTGCTCGTAGGTCCTCCGGGTACTGGTAAAACCTTGCTTGCTCGTGCTGTTGCAGGTGAGGCAGGCGTTCCTTTCTTCAGCATCTCTGGTTCTGACTTTGTAGAGATGTTCGTCGGGGTCGGTGCATCCCGCGTGCGTGACCTGTTTGAAAATGCTAAGAAAAATGCACCATGCATTATCTTTATCGATGAAATTGACGCAGTGGGTCGTCAGCGCGGAGCAGGTCTGGGCGGCGGCCACGATGAGCGCGAGCAGACCCTCAACCAGTTGCTCGTAGAAATGGACGGTTTCGGTGGAAACGAAGGCATCATCATGGTGGCTGCGACCAACCGCCCGGACATTCTCGACCCGGCACTCCTTCGTCCGGGACGCTTTGACCGTCAAATTACAGTAGATCGCCCTGACATCAAAGGCCGCGAAGCCGTACTCAAAGTACATGCCCGCAACAAGCCGTTGGGTGAGGACGTGAAGCTGGATGTGATCGCCCGCGGTACATCGGGCTTCACTGGTGCAGATCTGGAGAACCTGCTGAACGAAGCAGCCCTTCTCACTGCCCGCAAAAACAAAAAGCAAATCAACATGGTGGAAGTGGATGAAGCGATCGACCGCGTCATTGCCGGTCCGGCGAAAAAGTCCCGCGTAGTCAGCGAAGACGAAAGACGCCTTGTTGCTTTCCACGAAGCTGGTCATACGATCATCGGCTATCATTTGAGAAATGCAGAAATGGTACATAAGGTAACGATCATCCCACGCGGTCAAGCTGGCGGATATACGGTCATGTTGCCAAAAGAAGATCGTTTCTTTGCCACCAAGACAGATCTGCTCGACAAGATTGTTGGGTTGTTGGGTGGACGCGTCGCAGAAGAATTGGTGCTGGGAGATATCAGTACCGGTGCTCACAATGACTTCCAACGTGCGACAGCGATTGCTCGCAGCATGATTACCGAATACGGGATGAGCAAACTGGGTCCTATGCAGTTCGGTAAGAGCCAAGGCCAAGTATTCCTGGGTCGCGATTACGGCAACGAGCGCAACTACTCTGATCAGATTGCTTACGAGATCGATCAGGAGATGCAAAACATCATTAACGAATGCTACGCACGATGCACGGAGCTGTTGACCAAGCACCGTGACCAGCTCGATCTGATTGCAAACACCTTGCTTCGTGTCGAGACTCTCGATGCGGATCAAATCAAGCAATTGATCGAAACAGGCAAAATGGACAACGATCCGAGCGAAAGCAATGACGTGGTCGTGAACATTCAGCCGAAAAAAGAAGAAGAAGCAAACGATGAACCGACACAATAA